The Coffea eugenioides isolate CCC68of chromosome 8, Ceug_1.0, whole genome shotgun sequence genome has a segment encoding these proteins:
- the LOC113779284 gene encoding uncharacterized protein LOC113779284: MWVDVSRPDRFKKIVRIEPGRSIRVKASTFNSDDQGSVEHALLLVCANGSWTGKYILPQDLFAWAAVFCDSNRHGQVILQTQVKDVLFEPVRKTQDAMFFINTPNGMWMPCGPKQSGAVQITMPVKDLLLR, translated from the exons ATGTGGGTGGATGTCTCTAGACCTGATAGGTTCAAGAAAATTGTTAGGATCGAACCAGGCAGATCTATAAGAGTAAAGGCCTCAACTTTCAACAGCGATGATCAGGGCAGTGTTGAACATGCCCTCCTGCTGGTTTGTGCAAATGGAAGTTGGACAGGAAAATACATTCTTCCTCAGGACTTGTTCGCTTGGGCGGCAGTCTTCTGCGACAGTAACCGACACGGTCAAGTCATTCTTCAGACTCAA GTCAAGGATGTCCTTTTTGAACCTGTTCGCAAAACTCAAGATGCCATGTTCTTTATAAATACTCCTAATGGTATGTGGATGCCATGTGGACCAAAGCAATCAGGTGCTGTCCAGATAACTATGCCGGTAAAGGACTTGCTGTTAAG ATAA